GCCACTTCCACCGAGCCGGATTCGGAGACGAGCACGTTGCTGATGCCGAGCGACTGGCCCAATGCGAGTGCTGCACGTTCCAGCGGGTATTGAAAACCGCGCAGTGTAATGCCGCGAACTTCCAGGCTTAGCGGAAGAAGGGAAACCTGCGCAAAGCGGCTGCGCGTGACGCGATGAATGCCCGGTCCGCTCACCATGGCAATCCGGTTATGCTCGTCGGCGATGAAGCTGGATATTCCGGCGTCTGCAGCCTTTCTCAGCAGATGGACGTTGGCAAGGGAATGGTCCCACCGTGTGCCGAGGACTCCGAGCATGACGATTTCCTCCGGACGTCGGCGAAGCGCCCATTCGAACGCCATCTCCGTATCGGTCAAGTCTTTGAACACCGGATCGCACGTAATAAACTGCCCGCTTGCGTTTTCGATCTGCCTCAGCTCGTCCGGCGAAACGGAATCGAAGTCTCCGATCGCCAGCGCCGGCGCGCGGCCATGCCCAACGAGAAACCAGGCGCCGCGGTCCACTCCGACAAGGATATCGCCGGACCGGGCATATTCGAACGCCCATTCGCCGAGATTTCCTCCTGAAAATATTACGATTCGTTCGGACATTGCCATCCCCCTTACTCTTATAAGGCCGAAAAAACGGATAAGGCGATTATACCATAGATTGCCGGGTTTCCAGCGGCATCGGAATAAAACACGGAGCGTCAGAGGAGAACGATATCCTCTAACGCTC
The window above is part of the Paenibacillus hamazuiensis genome. Proteins encoded here:
- a CDS encoding thiamine diphosphokinase, coding for MSERIVIFSGGNLGEWAFEYARSGDILVGVDRGAWFLVGHGRAPALAIGDFDSVSPDELRQIENASGQFITCDPVFKDLTDTEMAFEWALRRRPEEIVMLGVLGTRWDHSLANVHLLRKAADAGISSFIADEHNRIAMVSGPGIHRVTRSRFAQVSLLPLSLEVRGITLRGFQYPLERAALALGQSLGISNVLVSESGSVEVAEGLLLVIESID